A stretch of Desulfitobacterium dichloroeliminans LMG P-21439 DNA encodes these proteins:
- the nuoE gene encoding NADH-quinone oxidoreductase subunit NuoE — protein sequence MCQECKELIDPKEEKLDGIIARFKHGKGALIPVLQEAQELYGYLPEHVIKRISRGLRIPIAKVYGVVTFYAQFRLAPMGRNVISVCLGTACHVRGGAKVLEAIEKTTKIKDGQTSADGQYTLEIVNCIGACGLAPVMSINGNVHGRLNPEQIPGILAEYK from the coding sequence GTGTGTCAGGAGTGCAAGGAGCTTATCGATCCAAAAGAAGAAAAATTGGATGGTATTATCGCTCGCTTTAAGCATGGGAAAGGGGCGCTAATTCCCGTACTGCAGGAAGCACAAGAACTATATGGATACTTACCTGAGCATGTTATCAAACGTATAAGTAGGGGCTTGCGTATTCCTATTGCCAAAGTGTACGGTGTAGTCACCTTTTATGCTCAGTTTCGACTTGCCCCTATGGGGCGCAATGTCATCAGTGTTTGTCTCGGTACGGCTTGTCATGTTCGTGGAGGAGCCAAGGTTCTCGAGGCTATTGAGAAAACAACGAAGATCAAAGACGGACAGACGTCAGCCGATGGACAATATACTCTGGAAATTGTCAACTGTATTGGAGCCTGTGGTTTAGCTCCTGTAATGTCCATTAATGGCAATGTACATGGTCGACTAAATCCGGAGCAAATCCCGGGAATCCTGGCAGAGTATAAGTAG
- the nuoF gene encoding NADH-quinone oxidoreductase subunit NuoF → MNSEARKQVFVCAGTGCVASGANKIIDLLQAEIARQGMTERVDVIATGCHGFCEQGPTLFIEPEKKFYRHIQAEDVREIVEKDLAQDQKVERLLYKEPLTGELAVTYGDINFFAKQSRIALKNCGFIDPNKIEDYLAQGGFEGLKKALQLTPDEVIEEVKASGLRGRGGAGFPTGLKWSLCRTNPGDKKYVICNADEGDPGAFMDRGLLEGDPQSVIEGMLIGAYAIGADEGYVYCRAEYPLAIRNFQIAIAQATEAGFLGDNILGSEFSFHLKIYAGAGAFVCGEETALMASIEGKRGMPRVRPPFPAQSGLWGKPTNINNVETWSNIPHILRNGSPWYAQYGTEKSKGTKIFALTGKVNNTGLVEVPMGMPLREIIFDIGGGVADGKQFKAVQIGGPSGSCLPAELLDLPVDYDTLAQAGAMVGSGGLVVMDETTCMVDIAKFFVNFSQEESCGKCTPCREGNKRMWEMLDRISRGEGKMADLDKLEQLARTIKETSLCGLGQNAPNPVLAALKYFREEFVEHIEAKKCRAGACSNLLSYSIDPEKCKKCSLCAKNCPVNCITGNKNTPYVIDGDKCISCGSCMDSCKFGAVLRA, encoded by the coding sequence ATGAACAGTGAAGCTAGAAAGCAAGTTTTTGTCTGTGCAGGAACAGGCTGTGTGGCCTCGGGAGCTAATAAAATTATCGACTTACTCCAGGCGGAGATTGCAAGGCAAGGAATGACAGAACGTGTCGATGTAATAGCCACCGGCTGTCATGGTTTTTGTGAACAAGGTCCGACCTTATTCATCGAACCTGAGAAAAAGTTCTATCGCCACATCCAAGCGGAAGATGTGCGTGAGATTGTTGAGAAAGATTTGGCTCAAGATCAAAAGGTAGAGCGACTTCTATATAAGGAACCACTAACAGGCGAGCTGGCAGTCACCTATGGGGATATTAACTTTTTTGCCAAGCAGAGCCGCATAGCGCTTAAAAATTGTGGATTTATTGATCCCAACAAAATCGAGGATTATTTGGCACAGGGTGGATTCGAAGGCTTAAAGAAAGCTTTGCAACTGACGCCAGATGAGGTTATAGAGGAAGTGAAGGCATCAGGTCTACGGGGACGCGGCGGCGCCGGGTTTCCCACAGGTCTGAAATGGAGCTTGTGCCGAACTAACCCCGGTGATAAGAAGTATGTAATCTGCAATGCCGATGAAGGTGATCCGGGAGCTTTCATGGATCGCGGTCTTCTCGAAGGAGATCCGCAATCGGTTATTGAGGGCATGCTGATCGGAGCTTACGCGATCGGTGCCGATGAAGGATATGTGTATTGCCGTGCTGAGTACCCCTTAGCGATTAGAAATTTTCAGATTGCCATCGCTCAAGCTACGGAAGCAGGTTTTTTGGGTGATAATATCCTTGGTTCGGAATTTAGCTTCCACCTGAAAATCTACGCGGGGGCCGGGGCGTTTGTCTGCGGTGAGGAAACGGCTTTGATGGCCTCTATCGAAGGAAAAAGAGGAATGCCTAGGGTCCGTCCACCCTTTCCGGCTCAAAGCGGTTTATGGGGTAAACCAACGAATATCAATAACGTAGAGACTTGGTCGAACATCCCTCATATTTTGAGGAATGGTTCCCCTTGGTATGCTCAGTACGGAACTGAAAAGAGTAAAGGAACTAAGATTTTCGCTTTGACAGGGAAAGTCAATAACACCGGCTTAGTAGAAGTTCCCATGGGCATGCCCCTTAGGGAGATTATCTTTGATATCGGCGGCGGGGTCGCTGACGGTAAGCAGTTTAAGGCTGTGCAAATCGGTGGCCCCTCCGGTAGCTGCCTGCCTGCAGAGTTGCTGGACTTGCCTGTCGACTATGACACTTTAGCTCAAGCTGGTGCTATGGTCGGTTCCGGTGGTCTGGTCGTGATGGATGAGACTACCTGTATGGTGGATATTGCTAAATTTTTCGTGAACTTCTCCCAAGAGGAGTCTTGCGGCAAATGTACACCCTGTCGTGAGGGCAATAAACGAATGTGGGAGATGCTTGATCGGATTTCTCGTGGTGAGGGGAAGATGGCAGATCTGGACAAGCTGGAGCAGCTGGCGCGCACCATTAAGGAGACTTCTCTTTGTGGTTTAGGACAGAATGCACCTAATCCCGTCCTTGCCGCCTTAAAATACTTCCGCGAAGAGTTTGTCGAGCATATCGAAGCTAAAAAATGTCGAGCGGGAGCCTGTAGTAATCTCCTGTCCTATTCGATTGATCCCGAGAAATGCAAGAAATGTAGTCTCTGTGCCAAGAATTGTCCGGTGAACTGTATCACCGGGAATAAGAATACCCCCTATGTTATTGATGGGGATAAATGTATCAGTTGCGGAAGCTGTATGGATTCCTGTAAATTTGGCGCGGTCCTCCGGGCCTAA
- the fdhF gene encoding formate dehydrogenase subunit alpha: protein MEWLNLTIDEKEVVVPKGSTVLEACRMHDIPVPTLCQDPELTNAGACRLCIVEIAGMRNLPPSCVTQVTQGMVVKTQTPKVRNSRKVILELLVANHPLDCMTCQKMGDCSLAEYAYEYGVTGEDYRGDRRELPLDDSNPFILRDPNKCILCGKCVRACEEIQGRSVLDFFKRGFDSQVGPAFDVPYSESECVFCGSCVSVCPVGALVEKKMVGQGRAWNIEKVQTTCPFCGTGCNFDLNVSNGQVIGVTSNPEAPVNGKALCVKGRFGMDLIHSPERLTTPLIKKDGDFVPASWDEALGLIADKFTEIKGQYGPDSIAALSSARCTNEENYLMQKFMRAVIGTNNVDHCARTUHAPTVAGLATSFGSGAMTNSINEIPNAQVMFVIGSNTTEAHPIIGTKMKQALARGAKLIVADPREIELAEDAHVWLRLKPGTDIALINGIMNIILENGWEDRAFIEERTEGYAELLENLKAFSPEEVSKITGVPIELMTEAARLYTSVDRAQIFYTLGITEHVYGTDNVMSLANLAMLTGNIGKESSGVNPLRGQNNVQGACDMGALPNVYTGYQNVANDAVRAKFEEAWGVTLNPNPGFMIPDMLDSQELRAMYVMGEDPVLTDADANHVRKSLETLDFLVVQNIFMSETAKLADVILPGASFAEKDGTFTNTERRVQRVNQAIKPIANARADWEIICELATRMGYPMAYQTPAEIMLEIAALTPAFAGITYERLGNQGLQWPVPHAEHLGTKFLHEGKFTRGKGLFMAIEHQLPDELPDEEYPFLLTTGRKLQHYNISTRFSAALDEHAPEELAELNPKDAKRLGIQDGEKVKVVSRRGEVVTKVWVTKRVPPGVLFMTLHYKESPTNVLTNGAYDKVTKTYEYKVCGVRVEPLMQPAQ, encoded by the coding sequence GTGGAATGGCTTAATTTAACCATTGATGAAAAAGAAGTTGTAGTGCCCAAAGGAAGCACAGTTTTAGAAGCATGCCGAATGCACGATATCCCGGTTCCGACCCTTTGTCAGGACCCGGAACTTACCAATGCAGGGGCCTGCCGTCTTTGTATTGTCGAGATCGCAGGCATGCGTAATCTGCCCCCGTCCTGTGTTACTCAGGTGACCCAAGGAATGGTTGTCAAAACACAGACCCCAAAAGTGCGCAATTCCCGCAAGGTGATTCTAGAGCTCTTAGTCGCGAACCACCCCTTGGATTGCATGACCTGTCAGAAGATGGGAGACTGTTCCCTTGCTGAATATGCTTATGAATATGGGGTAACCGGCGAGGATTACCGAGGGGATCGACGTGAACTTCCCCTTGATGATAGCAATCCCTTTATTCTCAGAGATCCGAATAAATGTATCCTCTGCGGCAAATGTGTGCGGGCCTGCGAAGAGATTCAGGGACGTAGCGTGTTAGATTTCTTTAAACGGGGCTTTGATTCTCAGGTGGGACCGGCCTTTGATGTTCCTTACAGTGAGTCGGAATGCGTTTTCTGCGGTTCTTGTGTTTCTGTCTGTCCTGTAGGAGCCTTGGTGGAGAAAAAGATGGTTGGCCAGGGTCGGGCTTGGAACATCGAAAAAGTCCAGACCACCTGTCCTTTCTGTGGTACAGGCTGCAACTTTGATTTGAATGTCAGCAATGGCCAAGTAATTGGGGTAACCTCCAATCCTGAGGCACCAGTGAATGGTAAAGCTCTCTGCGTCAAAGGACGTTTTGGGATGGACTTGATTCACAGTCCTGAGCGTTTAACGACCCCACTGATCAAAAAAGATGGAGACTTCGTCCCGGCCAGCTGGGATGAAGCTCTTGGTTTAATCGCTGACAAGTTCACAGAGATCAAAGGTCAATACGGACCGGATTCTATAGCTGCCCTTAGTTCAGCTCGTTGTACCAATGAAGAAAATTACCTGATGCAAAAATTTATGCGCGCGGTGATCGGCACCAATAACGTCGATCACTGCGCCCGTACCTGACACGCTCCCACTGTGGCAGGTCTTGCCACTTCATTTGGCTCAGGAGCGATGACTAATTCCATTAATGAAATACCTAATGCCCAAGTCATGTTTGTCATCGGTTCGAATACCACAGAAGCCCATCCAATCATTGGAACTAAGATGAAGCAAGCTCTGGCTAGGGGAGCCAAGCTTATTGTTGCTGATCCCCGGGAGATTGAACTGGCCGAGGATGCCCATGTGTGGTTGAGGTTAAAGCCGGGCACGGATATTGCCCTGATCAACGGGATAATGAATATCATACTGGAGAACGGCTGGGAGGACCGTGCCTTTATCGAGGAGCGGACCGAAGGTTATGCAGAACTCTTGGAAAATCTTAAAGCTTTTTCGCCGGAAGAAGTTAGCAAAATCACTGGGGTTCCGATCGAGCTGATGACTGAGGCTGCTCGCCTCTACACAAGTGTAGACCGTGCTCAAATATTCTACACCTTGGGTATTACAGAGCATGTTTACGGCACGGATAATGTGATGTCCTTGGCCAATTTAGCGATGCTGACAGGCAATATAGGGAAGGAAAGCTCCGGCGTCAACCCTCTGCGTGGGCAGAACAATGTGCAGGGAGCCTGTGACATGGGGGCATTACCCAACGTATACACAGGTTATCAGAACGTTGCCAACGATGCCGTACGAGCTAAGTTTGAAGAGGCTTGGGGAGTTACTCTTAACCCCAATCCGGGCTTTATGATTCCTGATATGTTAGATTCACAGGAATTGAGAGCAATGTATGTAATGGGTGAAGACCCTGTGCTTACCGATGCCGATGCCAATCACGTGCGTAAAAGTCTGGAGACTCTAGATTTTCTGGTTGTTCAAAACATCTTTATGTCGGAGACCGCCAAACTGGCCGATGTAATTCTGCCCGGAGCCAGCTTTGCAGAAAAGGATGGTACCTTTACGAATACCGAGCGACGGGTGCAAAGGGTTAACCAAGCAATTAAGCCTATCGCCAATGCGAGGGCTGATTGGGAGATTATTTGCGAATTGGCCACGCGGATGGGCTATCCGATGGCTTACCAGACTCCGGCGGAGATCATGCTAGAGATTGCCGCGCTGACCCCGGCATTTGCCGGAATCACTTATGAGCGTCTAGGCAATCAGGGTCTGCAATGGCCCGTTCCCCATGCTGAGCATCTGGGAACGAAGTTCCTGCATGAAGGGAAGTTTACTCGCGGCAAAGGCTTGTTCATGGCGATTGAACATCAGCTGCCGGATGAACTGCCTGATGAAGAGTATCCATTCCTGCTGACCACGGGCCGCAAACTGCAACATTACAATATCTCCACCCGTTTCTCGGCAGCGCTGGATGAACACGCGCCAGAGGAATTGGCGGAACTGAATCCTAAGGATGCTAAACGATTGGGTATCCAAGACGGTGAGAAAGTTAAAGTAGTTTCCCGCCGCGGCGAGGTAGTGACTAAGGTCTGGGTAACCAAACGAGTCCCACCAGGAGTTCTCTTTATGACCCTGCATTACAAGGAGTCACCAACGAATGTCTTGACTAATGGGGCGTATGATAAAGTAACAAAGACCTATGAGTATAAAGTCTGTGGTGTGCGGGTGGAACCACTTATGCAACCTGCACAATAA
- the mobA gene encoding molybdenum cofactor guanylyltransferase — MGAIVSQTLLPMTGIILAGGKSSRMGCNKAFIEWDGVPLIERSLAIFHRVFSEVVISSNHPELYANYDVQVIKDNYPNQGPLGGLEACLRVAHYDYTFFAACDMPLLNSDVIRFMAEEIDGKDILAPEIAGGFYPLHAYYHKSCLTVFEKQLLAHRLSLRDIFRLCSVHYLTEEDFKDFPEIQRYLSSVNTPQECLALRKQQLQ; from the coding sequence ATGGGTGCTATTGTCAGTCAAACCCTTCTGCCCATGACTGGAATCATCTTAGCAGGTGGGAAAAGTTCTCGCATGGGCTGTAATAAGGCCTTTATCGAATGGGATGGTGTGCCACTGATTGAGAGAAGTCTGGCTATATTTCACAGGGTTTTTTCGGAAGTTGTCATTAGCAGTAATCATCCGGAGTTATACGCTAACTATGATGTGCAAGTGATTAAAGATAACTATCCTAATCAAGGCCCCTTGGGAGGGTTAGAAGCTTGCCTGAGAGTAGCTCACTATGATTACACATTTTTTGCAGCCTGTGATATGCCCTTATTGAACTCAGATGTTATTCGTTTTATGGCCGAGGAAATTGACGGTAAGGATATCTTAGCCCCCGAGATCGCTGGAGGATTTTATCCTCTCCATGCTTATTACCATAAAAGTTGTCTGACCGTCTTTGAGAAACAGCTGCTTGCTCATCGCTTAAGCCTGAGGGATATTTTTCGTTTATGTAGTGTTCACTATCTAACTGAAGAGGATTTTAAAGATTTTCCAGAGATTCAACGTTATTTAAGTAGTGTCAATACACCTCAAGAGTGTTTAGCACTGCGAAAACAGCAATTGCAATGA
- the moaA gene encoding GTP 3',8-cyclase MoaA codes for MQDQYQRKIEYLRISITDRCNLRCQYCMPAEGVQWIPHDSILTFEEILRVMQISTSLGFKRFRITGGEPLVRAGVLEFLQKASQIPGVEDLMITTNGLLLPEMAGDLKKAGVSRVNISLDTFHPEKFKEITRGGDVKKVIEGIHRSLEVGLHPVKLNVVVVRDLNTHELPRFMELARDYPLHVRFIELMPIGVSSDKRNEFVSIDEMKERLGLEGLKPTHDIRGGGPAEYITSDGFKGSIGFISALSKHFCNTCNRVRLTPDGKLRLCLHSAKELDFRSLLRSNKSDEEVKQALAEAIWHKPAEHHMNDEAWQGQRIMSQIGG; via the coding sequence ATGCAAGATCAATATCAACGAAAGATTGAATATTTGAGAATTTCCATTACTGACCGGTGCAATCTACGCTGTCAATATTGCATGCCAGCAGAAGGAGTCCAATGGATTCCCCACGATTCCATATTGACCTTTGAGGAGATTTTACGCGTCATGCAGATCAGCACTTCGCTGGGATTCAAACGGTTTCGCATCACAGGGGGAGAGCCTCTAGTGCGGGCGGGAGTTCTCGAGTTTTTACAGAAAGCATCGCAGATCCCTGGAGTAGAGGATTTGATGATTACGACCAATGGTCTGCTTCTTCCGGAGATGGCTGGGGATTTAAAAAAGGCCGGAGTGAGCAGAGTCAATATTAGTCTAGATACCTTTCATCCCGAAAAATTTAAAGAAATAACTCGTGGAGGGGATGTCAAAAAAGTTATAGAAGGCATTCATCGCTCCTTAGAGGTTGGTCTTCATCCCGTAAAACTTAATGTGGTGGTAGTTCGCGATTTAAATACCCATGAGCTACCACGTTTTATGGAATTGGCTCGGGATTATCCGCTCCATGTGCGTTTTATTGAGCTCATGCCTATTGGAGTTAGCTCGGATAAGCGTAACGAATTTGTTTCTATTGATGAGATGAAAGAGCGCCTTGGTTTAGAGGGGCTAAAACCGACTCATGATATTCGAGGCGGTGGTCCTGCAGAATATATTACTTCTGATGGTTTTAAAGGCAGCATTGGCTTTATCAGCGCTCTAAGCAAGCATTTTTGTAATACCTGCAATCGGGTCCGTTTAACTCCCGATGGTAAGTTGCGTTTGTGCCTGCATAGCGCGAAAGAATTAGATTTCCGCTCATTGTTGAGATCCAACAAGAGCGATGAAGAAGTCAAACAAGCTTTGGCAGAAGCTATTTGGCATAAGCCGGCTGAACATCACATGAACGATGAAGCCTGGCAAGGTCAGCGGATTATGTCCCAGATTGGAGGATAA
- the moaC gene encoding cyclic pyranopterin monophosphate synthase MoaC, which produces MELTHFDEEGRARMVDVSDKSETMRVATARGKVEMQPETLERIRSGQIAKGDVLAVAQVAGIMAAKQTSQLIPMCHPLAITGAKLNFEIVPPGTIEIEGIVKVTGKTGVEMEALTAVSVAALTIYDMCKAIDKTMVIGEIRLMEKTGGKSGHFVRKEEIDG; this is translated from the coding sequence ATGGAGTTAACGCATTTTGATGAAGAAGGAAGAGCTAGGATGGTCGATGTCTCTGATAAGTCGGAGACCATGCGGGTAGCTACTGCTCGAGGTAAGGTAGAAATGCAACCCGAAACCTTAGAGAGGATTCGCTCAGGTCAGATTGCCAAAGGCGATGTCCTAGCGGTCGCACAGGTTGCGGGAATTATGGCAGCTAAGCAAACCTCTCAGCTTATTCCTATGTGCCACCCCTTAGCTATTACTGGAGCAAAACTAAACTTTGAGATTGTCCCCCCCGGGACCATCGAAATCGAAGGAATTGTCAAGGTTACCGGAAAAACAGGGGTCGAGATGGAAGCGCTTACGGCCGTTAGTGTAGCAGCTTTGACCATCTATGACATGTGCAAGGCTATCGACAAAACGATGGTCATCGGAGAGATTCGTCTTATGGAGAAGACCGGGGGCAAGAGTGGGCATTTTGTCCGTAAGGAAGAGATTGACGGTTAA
- a CDS encoding MOSC domain-containing protein, with the protein MAKIIAVCTSEKKGMRKKNVGEGVLKVNFGIEGDAHGGDWHRQVSLLAMESIKKMQDMGLDVGPGDFAENLTTEGIDLVSLPIGTKVKIGDTSVGEVTQIGKECHTRCAIYYQAGDCVMPKEGIFIRVLEGGPISVGDAIEVMEQC; encoded by the coding sequence ATGGCAAAAATTATTGCAGTATGCACTAGCGAGAAAAAAGGAATGCGGAAGAAGAATGTGGGCGAAGGGGTACTCAAAGTTAATTTTGGGATTGAAGGAGATGCTCACGGTGGAGATTGGCACCGTCAAGTGAGCTTATTGGCTATGGAAAGCATTAAGAAAATGCAAGATATGGGACTTGATGTAGGGCCGGGGGATTTTGCTGAAAACTTAACCACAGAGGGGATTGACTTGGTCAGCTTGCCCATTGGCACAAAAGTCAAGATTGGCGATACTAGTGTAGGGGAAGTGACTCAGATCGGGAAAGAATGCCATACTCGATGTGCTATATACTATCAAGCAGGAGACTGTGTCATGCCTAAGGAAGGAATATTCATCCGCGTTTTGGAAGGCGGACCTATTAGCGTCGGAGATGCTATTGAGGTAATGGAGCAATGCTAA
- a CDS encoding MogA/MoaB family molybdenum cofactor biosynthesis protein: MLRVGIITASDKGSQGQRVDLSGAVLKDLVKEIDGEAVLYTIVPDDQEILAQTMKKWVDVDGLDLILTTGGTGFSPRDVTPEATLSIADRMVPGIAEVMRYESYKITPKAMLSRAVAVLRKKTLIINMPGSPKAVKECWVALVPALPHGIQILKGEASECATPSH; encoded by the coding sequence ATGCTAAGAGTAGGGATCATTACTGCTAGTGATAAAGGCTCGCAAGGACAAAGAGTGGATCTTTCTGGAGCTGTACTGAAAGATCTCGTCAAAGAGATTGACGGAGAAGCGGTTCTTTATACCATCGTGCCAGATGATCAAGAGATTTTGGCACAGACCATGAAAAAGTGGGTGGATGTGGATGGATTAGATCTTATTCTAACTACTGGGGGAACAGGTTTCTCACCTCGTGATGTTACTCCAGAAGCCACCCTTTCTATCGCTGATCGCATGGTTCCCGGGATTGCTGAAGTAATGCGATATGAAAGCTATAAGATCACTCCCAAAGCGATGTTAAGTCGGGCTGTTGCAGTCTTGCGTAAAAAAACTTTAATCATCAATATGCCAGGTTCTCCTAAAGCAGTTAAAGAGTGTTGGGTAGCCCTTGTACCTGCTTTGCCTCATGGGATCCAAATTCTAAAAGGAGAGGCTAGCGAGTGCGCAACTCCTTCCCATTAA
- a CDS encoding NYN domain-containing protein, whose translation MKAIAFVDYENIWTGLFNQGYELTPEILMESLQLYVKNNNYILSAIYLYANFDREEFWRAQTSFEKINIYTRHVYGKNSFSNTLLRRNAADVELILEAQEILLTRTSAFDVILLMTGDGDFLPLVRKIKAWGKEVKVIGAHGNMHHNLQTFSDSGDFFTETLTEEKRFKYNAEEDLVQGILILANLQLSMTYIASTKARTALSEHLGATTSQVKELIRHVLKEGILLEREYADSNLKIGKTKIYLLNLEHSLVQNVIGSSLLEIRKRYEKLSV comes from the coding sequence TTGAAGGCTATTGCTTTTGTTGATTATGAAAATATATGGACTGGACTCTTTAATCAAGGGTATGAATTAACTCCTGAAATTCTCATGGAATCCCTCCAACTTTATGTTAAAAATAATAACTATATACTATCGGCTATTTATCTTTATGCTAACTTTGATCGCGAGGAATTCTGGCGGGCTCAGACTTCCTTTGAAAAAATTAATATATATACACGTCATGTTTATGGTAAGAACAGTTTTTCTAATACGTTGCTACGGCGAAATGCAGCGGATGTCGAACTCATTCTGGAAGCCCAAGAAATCCTGCTGACTCGCACCTCTGCCTTTGATGTAATCCTCCTAATGACTGGGGATGGTGATTTTTTACCTTTGGTCCGAAAAATCAAAGCCTGGGGAAAAGAGGTAAAGGTCATTGGTGCCCATGGAAACATGCATCACAATCTCCAAACGTTTAGTGATTCTGGGGATTTTTTTACTGAGACTCTTACCGAAGAAAAACGCTTCAAATATAATGCCGAGGAAGATCTTGTACAAGGAATTTTGATTCTAGCAAACCTTCAGTTAAGCATGACGTATATCGCTTCTACCAAAGCGCGGACCGCCTTATCAGAGCACTTAGGAGCAACTACGTCACAGGTGAAAGAATTGATTCGTCATGTCTTAAAAGAGGGAATTCTTCTTGAACGAGAATATGCCGACTCAAATTTAAAAATAGGAAAAACAAAGATATATCTTTTAAATCTTGAACACAGCCTTGTTCAAAATGTTATAGGTTCCTCCTTGTTAGAGATACGCAAACGCTATGAGAAGCTAAGTGTTTAA
- the groES gene encoding co-chaperone GroES has product MNIKPLADRVVIKALPMEEKTKSGIIMPDTAKEKPQEGEIVAVGPGRVEKGERIALDVKVGDRVIYSKYAGTEVKYDGQEYLILKENDILAVIG; this is encoded by the coding sequence ATGAACATTAAACCTCTAGCAGACCGGGTAGTCATCAAAGCACTCCCCATGGAAGAAAAAACAAAAAGCGGGATCATCATGCCAGACACGGCTAAGGAAAAGCCTCAAGAAGGTGAAATCGTCGCAGTAGGACCTGGTAGAGTGGAAAAAGGAGAGCGCATTGCCTTAGATGTTAAAGTCGGTGATCGCGTTATTTATTCCAAATATGCCGGTACTGAAGTTAAGTATGACGGTCAAGAGTATCTCATTCTTAAAGAAAATGACATCTTAGCGGTAATTGGCTAA